A single region of the Streptomyces sp. AM 4-1-1 genome encodes:
- a CDS encoding class I SAM-dependent methyltransferase, whose translation MSDEDGYFGVSVAATYDESSAEMFEPTVVDPAVSVLAELADGGRALELGIGTGRVALPLAGRGVPVHGIELSRAMVDRLRAKPGGDAIDVTIGDFATVRVDGTFSVAYLVFNTIMNLTTQAEQVACFRNVAAHLEPGGRFVIEVMVPELRKLPAGQEIVPFHVSPTRWAFDAYDVATQAMSSNYVEVVDGRGSYRSIPFRYVWPAELDLMAQLAGMRLRDRWAGWAGEPFTSESERHVSVWEKPADD comes from the coding sequence ATGAGTGATGAGGACGGCTACTTCGGAGTGAGTGTCGCGGCGACGTACGACGAGTCGTCGGCGGAGATGTTCGAGCCCACTGTCGTGGACCCGGCGGTGAGCGTTCTGGCGGAACTGGCCGACGGAGGTCGCGCCCTTGAACTGGGCATCGGTACGGGACGCGTCGCGTTGCCGCTGGCCGGCCGAGGAGTTCCGGTCCACGGCATCGAGCTGTCGAGGGCGATGGTCGACCGGCTGCGCGCCAAGCCGGGCGGCGACGCGATCGACGTGACGATCGGCGACTTCGCGACGGTGAGGGTGGACGGGACGTTCTCCGTCGCATACCTGGTCTTCAACACGATCATGAACCTGACGACGCAGGCCGAGCAGGTGGCCTGCTTCCGCAACGTCGCGGCCCACCTGGAACCCGGAGGCCGCTTCGTCATCGAGGTCATGGTCCCCGAACTGCGCAAGCTCCCCGCCGGTCAGGAGATCGTGCCGTTCCACGTGAGCCCGACGCGGTGGGCGTTCGACGCCTACGACGTCGCCACCCAGGCGATGAGTTCGAACTACGTCGAGGTTGTCGACGGCCGTGGCTCGTACCGGTCGATTCCGTTCCGGTACGTCTGGCCGGCGGAGCTCGACCTGATGGCCCAACTCGCGGGGATGCGGCTGCGCGACCGGTGGGCAGGATGGGCGGGGGAGCCCTTCACGAGTGAGAGCGAGCGACACGTCTCGGTGTGGGAGAAGCCCGCCGATGACTGA
- a CDS encoding maleylpyruvate isomerase family mycothiol-dependent enzyme, translating to MTDTRDPELPGVLLRTERDALIPLLRDAPESAFALRTACPGWTVRHVLAHCGAALNRLAENRLEQGVFTPESNDRDIAERADWPIGRVVDELERGMTEAGPMIAAAGGVLDRLALGEWVHAGDVREAFGVEGAYAGPGLGYALGLLTDAAERRETPLLIARLDGQKGELTFGVEREGRPAARYAGDGATLIRLYAGRPLVGTRYELEGVRENELIVFA from the coding sequence ATGACTGATACCCGTGATCCCGAACTGCCCGGCGTACTGCTCCGTACCGAGCGCGACGCGCTGATCCCGCTGCTCCGGGACGCCCCCGAGAGCGCGTTCGCCCTGCGCACCGCCTGCCCCGGGTGGACCGTGCGCCACGTCCTCGCGCACTGCGGTGCCGCGCTGAACCGGCTGGCGGAGAACCGGCTGGAACAGGGGGTGTTCACGCCCGAGTCCAACGACCGTGACATAGCCGAGCGCGCCGACTGGCCGATCGGCCGGGTGGTGGACGAGCTGGAGCGCGGGATGACCGAGGCCGGTCCGATGATCGCCGCCGCGGGCGGGGTGCTGGACCGGCTGGCGCTGGGGGAGTGGGTGCACGCCGGGGACGTACGCGAGGCGTTCGGGGTGGAAGGGGCGTACGCCGGTCCCGGCCTCGGGTACGCCCTCGGTCTGCTCACGGACGCCGCCGAGCGCCGCGAGACGCCACTGCTGATCGCACGACTGGACGGCCAGAAAGGCGAGTTGACCTTCGGCGTCGAGCGGGAAGGCCGACCGGCCGCGCGGTACGCCGGGGACGGGGCCACGCTGATCAGGCTGTACGCGGGTCGGCCGCTGGTCGGTACGCGGTACGAACTGGAGGGCGTACGGGAGAACGAGCTGATCGTCTTCGCGTAG